Proteins encoded together in one Bacteroides ovatus window:
- a CDS encoding IS1182-like element ISBf3 family transposase, giving the protein MAKLHFRPYIPNQTVLFPQRIDENIAATDPVRIVNAVIDNLNLESFKKLYKETGRCPYHPKMMLKVIIYAYMNNIYSCRKIEKHLLRDIHYIWLAGNEHPDFITINRFRNRVKEEINNVFTQLVLVLADKGFISLDVEYIDGTKIESKANKYTFVWRKTVERNRTRLMDKIRILLEQVDEAIAQENSIKDTSVEFTPCRLSDIVDELKEALERQPATKDKEEKKALRKKKKQVMELEGYRDKLIEYDNHLDTLGERNSYSKTDPGATFMRMKEDAMKNGQTKPGYNLQIGTENQFITDFRLFPNPTDTLTLIPFFHSFQYRYNRLPNICVADSGYGSEENYRFMQENGIEAFIKYNYFHKEQRPRYTPNPFHAESLHYNAQEDYYVCPMGQHMNRIGTKRDKTASGYIIESARYKAKRCEGCPLRGSCFKARGNRIIEVNHRLNQYKRQARERLLSEEGIKHRGRRCIEPEAVFGQMKYNMAYRRFRHVGEDKVTMDFAFFAIAFNIKKMCAKLIKEGKGLITVAKYMFMGLFITRYNWNIATCCQMHEEKAA; this is encoded by the coding sequence ATGGCAAAGTTACATTTTCGTCCTTACATTCCCAACCAAACCGTTCTTTTTCCACAAAGAATTGATGAAAACATAGCTGCGACCGACCCGGTCCGCATCGTGAATGCTGTTATTGACAATCTCAATCTTGAGAGTTTCAAGAAGCTTTATAAGGAAACGGGCCGTTGTCCTTATCATCCTAAAATGATGCTTAAGGTGATAATCTACGCCTACATGAATAATATCTATTCTTGCCGTAAAATAGAGAAGCACCTCCTTCGTGACATTCATTATATTTGGCTTGCCGGTAATGAGCATCCGGATTTTATCACGATCAACCGTTTTCGTAACCGTGTAAAGGAGGAAATAAATAATGTATTTACCCAGTTGGTTCTTGTCCTTGCCGATAAAGGTTTCATCAGCCTTGATGTGGAGTATATCGACGGCACCAAGATTGAATCCAAAGCCAACAAATATACTTTTGTCTGGCGCAAGACAGTCGAACGGAACCGTACGAGACTAATGGATAAAATCCGTATTCTCTTGGAACAGGTGGATGAAGCCATTGCACAGGAGAACTCTATAAAAGACACATCCGTGGAGTTTACTCCCTGCAGGCTCTCTGACATAGTGGATGAACTTAAAGAAGCCCTGGAACGCCAGCCTGCAACAAAGGATAAGGAAGAAAAGAAAGCCCTGCGCAAAAAGAAGAAGCAGGTCATGGAACTTGAAGGGTATCGTGACAAGCTGATAGAATACGACAATCACCTTGATACCCTTGGAGAACGTAACTCCTATTCCAAGACCGATCCTGGTGCCACATTCATGCGCATGAAAGAAGATGCCATGAAGAACGGGCAGACCAAACCCGGATATAATCTGCAAATAGGTACTGAAAACCAATTCATCACAGACTTCCGTCTGTTTCCCAACCCTACCGATACACTGACCCTCATACCTTTTTTCCACTCTTTCCAGTACCGCTATAACCGTTTACCGAATATCTGTGTGGCAGACTCCGGTTACGGTTCGGAAGAAAATTACCGGTTCATGCAGGAGAATGGGATAGAAGCCTTCATCAAGTATAATTACTTCCATAAAGAACAGCGTCCTCGTTATACTCCCAACCCATTCCATGCCGAAAGTCTCCATTACAATGCCCAAGAGGATTATTACGTTTGTCCTATGGGACAGCACATGAACCGTATAGGAACCAAACGTGACAAGACAGCGAGCGGATACATCATCGAAAGTGCCCGGTATAAAGCAAAAAGATGCGAAGGTTGCCCTTTGCGTGGCAGTTGTTTTAAAGCTCGGGGGAACCGTATTATAGAAGTCAACCACCGATTAAATCAATACAAACGGCAGGCACGGGAAAGGTTGCTCTCAGAAGAAGGTATCAAGCATAGAGGCAGGAGGTGTATAGAACCAGAGGCTGTGTTTGGACAAATGAAATACAACATGGCATACAGAAGATTCCGGCATGTGGGAGAAGACAAGGTTACAATGGACTTTGCTTTCTTTGCTATAGCCTTTAATATCAAAAAAATGTGTGCTAAACTGATAAAAGAAGGAAAGGGGCTCATTACAGTTGCCAAATATATGTTTATGGGACTATTTATAACCCGATATAATTGGAATATAGCAACTTGTTGCCAAATGCATGAGGAAAAAGCAGCATAG
- a CDS encoding polysaccharide pyruvyl transferase family protein, which yields MKIGILTFHYAHNYGAMLQAYALSTWLNNNGYDAVIIDYRLPFIYDNHRKFTFRQFVKYYRSNNNLLFSFLKAAKNYRTHRNFCRMVKWTRFEDFLNNILRKTDYIESIEQINQLGLDTIICGSDQIWNEKLTGGYIPLYFAEGIKKSINRISYAASTGDNSVESDKVHCFCSLLTNFDHISVREKGLSDFMNLKGVTNQLVLDPIFLLEDVQWKKIERLPIESDYVMTYSFGETPHFFEKAQDISRRLNKKMICFLFSPHKNIPKSAIQYYSGGPQEFLGYFSKASFVITNSFHGTAFSILYKKQFICIPPQRGRERTDSILSLLGLCGRIIEDYQAIGELRPIDYKQVYSTLELLRNQSKSYLEKSLQLGGNK from the coding sequence ATGAAGATAGGAATCTTGACATTTCATTATGCTCATAACTATGGGGCTATGTTACAAGCTTACGCACTTAGTACGTGGTTGAATAATAATGGATACGATGCTGTAATTATTGATTATCGATTACCTTTTATTTATGACAATCATCGAAAGTTTACATTTAGGCAGTTTGTAAAATATTATAGATCTAATAATAATTTGTTGTTTTCATTTTTGAAAGCTGCGAAGAATTATCGTACTCATAGAAATTTTTGTCGAATGGTCAAATGGACTCGTTTTGAAGACTTTTTAAATAATATACTGAGGAAAACAGATTATATTGAATCTATAGAACAGATTAATCAGCTGGGCTTGGACACAATTATTTGTGGTAGTGATCAAATATGGAATGAAAAGTTAACGGGAGGGTATATCCCTTTATATTTTGCCGAGGGTATTAAAAAGAGTATTAATAGAATTTCATATGCAGCTAGTACTGGAGATAATAGTGTAGAAAGCGACAAAGTTCATTGTTTTTGTAGTTTGTTGACTAATTTCGATCATATATCAGTTCGAGAAAAGGGGTTATCTGATTTTATGAATTTGAAGGGGGTAACTAACCAGTTAGTCCTTGATCCTATTTTTTTATTGGAAGATGTTCAATGGAAAAAAATAGAAAGGCTTCCGATAGAATCAGATTATGTAATGACTTATTCTTTTGGTGAGACTCCTCACTTTTTTGAAAAGGCACAGGATATATCTCGGCGTTTGAATAAGAAAATGATATGTTTCTTATTCTCTCCTCATAAAAATATACCAAAATCGGCAATACAGTACTATAGTGGCGGTCCGCAAGAATTTCTAGGTTATTTCAGTAAAGCTTCTTTTGTTATTACTAATTCTTTTCATGGTACTGCTTTTTCGATATTATATAAAAAACAATTTATTTGTATTCCTCCTCAACGAGGACGTGAGCGGACTGATTCTATATTAAGCTTATTAGGATTATGTGGAAGAATCATTGAAGATTATCAAGCTATAGGTGAATTGCGCCCTATAGACTATAAACAAGTTTATAGCACACTGGAACTGCTCCGTAATCAATCAAAATCTTACTTGGAAAAATCATTGCAGTTAGGAGGGAATAAGTGA
- a CDS encoding glycosyltransferase, protein MNVLFVEESLDPSLGGIERVTYCLSKYLTKRGIGCYFIYYQNDYPKIEKQYKLKVDLKRQGCKEFKIEVLSFVEKNEIDVVINQDQYHWRLEMIYRELINIGSCKIINCFHLSPDYFKYNKLTIKGKLKNVVYKLFTGYTPDVYVRKKNYELCDRFVLLSQNFMNDFINLYGVTDTHKLISISNPLSFDESLDINVISQKKKQVLIISRLQESHKNICSALRIWKRIEDYQIFDWKLVLAGYGRDEKLILDYMSQLELKNVCYVGRSKNPQKLYQESKIFMMTSNFEGFGMTLTEALQNACVPFVFNTFSSLHDIIESDYNGFIIPAKDEILYATKMIEFMQGKNQDKYAVQALESSRKFSIENIGLQWIHLLNELVGYK, encoded by the coding sequence ATGAATGTACTTTTTGTTGAAGAATCGTTGGATCCCTCGTTAGGAGGAATAGAACGAGTTACTTATTGCTTGTCTAAATATCTTACGAAAAGGGGTATTGGTTGTTATTTTATTTATTATCAAAATGATTATCCTAAAATCGAAAAGCAATATAAGCTGAAAGTAGATTTAAAACGGCAGGGTTGCAAAGAATTTAAAATCGAGGTTCTTTCTTTTGTTGAAAAGAATGAGATTGACGTAGTTATTAATCAAGATCAGTATCATTGGCGTTTAGAAATGATATATAGGGAATTGATAAATATTGGTAGTTGTAAAATTATTAATTGTTTTCATTTATCTCCTGACTATTTTAAATATAACAAACTGACCATAAAAGGAAAACTGAAAAATGTTGTTTATAAGCTTTTTACAGGTTATACGCCTGATGTTTATGTGAGGAAAAAAAATTACGAATTATGCGATCGTTTTGTGCTTTTATCCCAAAACTTCATGAACGATTTTATAAATCTTTATGGAGTGACTGATACTCATAAATTGATTTCTATTTCTAATCCTCTATCCTTTGATGAGAGTTTGGATATAAATGTTATTTCACAGAAAAAAAAGCAGGTTTTAATTATTTCTAGGTTGCAAGAAAGTCATAAAAATATTTGTTCTGCATTGCGTATATGGAAACGTATTGAGGATTATCAAATATTTGATTGGAAGTTAGTATTGGCTGGTTACGGGAGAGATGAGAAGTTGATTTTGGATTATATGAGCCAGCTTGAGTTGAAAAATGTTTGTTATGTAGGGAGGAGTAAGAATCCTCAAAAGTTATATCAAGAGTCGAAGATATTTATGATGACTTCTAATTTTGAAGGATTTGGAATGACCTTGACCGAAGCCTTACAAAATGCTTGTGTTCCTTTTGTTTTTAATACTTTTAGTTCTTTGCACGATATCATAGAGAGTGATTATAACGGTTTTATTATTCCGGCAAAAGACGAAATTTTATATGCAACAAAGATGATTGAATTTATGCAAGGGAAAAATCAAGATAAATACGCAGTTCAAGCTTTAGAGAGTAGTCGAAAATTTAGTATTGAAAATATAGGTTTGCAATGGATACATCTATTGAATGAACTTGTTGGATATAAGTAG
- a CDS encoding glycosyltransferase family 4 protein, whose amino-acid sequence MKHLLLTTDDYYPRTGGVPAVSRYLCEGLAQKGYKVTVVTIKYGSLLARESFNGVDIVRFEIHTTRLKFISGEITEFKNYIQQANVDILVNECPEALTSRCLYPILVDLKDVIKILHVHGFGGLFQYPLKFERNKLLDSLGRILKAFKYRLFYFVYLRKYLSLYDLCLCLSEVDSSKKTLEKYAKRVKILRNAADDVFFRNFNRENPLFKYVQLANKRYCLSIANYFPYKNQKGILLEFYKSVNDDISIIFIGKGSLEYLTELIAYNLELEKIYGKKDVFFLSEVAREDIPDILSNATLYLVGSLFEEFSISIIEAMAKGVPFVSTNVGNTRLLPGGIIVESISQMHKSIDLLLNNTELYKEYSRQGRAYAMQNCRTEYAVDQLEKYIQDLM is encoded by the coding sequence ATGAAACATCTTCTTCTAACAACAGATGACTATTATCCAAGAACTGGGGGAGTGCCAGCTGTAAGTCGATATCTTTGTGAAGGATTAGCACAAAAAGGGTATAAAGTAACAGTGGTAACTATTAAATATGGTTCATTACTTGCTAGAGAATCTTTTAATGGCGTTGATATTGTGAGATTTGAAATACATACTACTAGACTGAAATTTATATCAGGGGAAATTACAGAGTTTAAAAATTATATTCAACAGGCTAATGTAGATATACTTGTAAATGAATGTCCGGAGGCATTGACCTCTCGATGTCTATATCCTATTTTAGTAGATTTGAAAGATGTTATTAAAATACTGCACGTTCATGGTTTTGGTGGCCTTTTTCAATATCCATTAAAATTTGAAAGAAACAAATTATTAGATTCTTTAGGCAGGATATTGAAAGCTTTTAAATATCGCTTATTTTATTTTGTCTATTTGAGAAAATATCTGTCTTTATATGATTTATGTCTTTGTCTATCAGAAGTTGATAGTAGTAAAAAGACTTTGGAAAAATATGCTAAAAGGGTAAAAATCTTAAGGAATGCAGCGGATGATGTTTTTTTTAGGAATTTCAACCGTGAGAATCCGCTTTTTAAATATGTCCAGCTAGCTAATAAACGTTATTGTCTGAGCATTGCAAATTATTTTCCTTATAAAAATCAAAAAGGAATTTTACTAGAATTCTATAAATCTGTAAATGATGATATCTCAATTATATTTATAGGGAAGGGGTCTTTAGAATATCTCACAGAATTAATAGCTTATAATTTAGAATTAGAAAAGATTTATGGTAAAAAAGATGTGTTCTTTTTATCTGAAGTTGCTCGAGAAGATATTCCGGATATATTGTCAAATGCAACTTTATATTTGGTAGGAAGTCTTTTTGAAGAATTTTCTATTTCGATTATTGAGGCAATGGCAAAAGGAGTTCCATTTGTGAGTACCAATGTTGGAAATACAAGATTGTTGCCAGGAGGCATTATTGTTGAATCAATATCTCAGATGCATAAAAGTATAGATCTTTTATTAAATAATACTGAACTATATAAAGAATACTCACGTCAAGGTAGAGCTTATGCTATGCAAAATTGTCGAACGGAATATGCTGTGGATCAATTGGAAAAATATATTCAAGATTTAATGTAA
- a CDS encoding protoporphyrinogen/coproporphyrinogen oxidase, translating into MKKIVVIGAGVSGLSIARLLVDGGNKVTVIEKEDKPGGLIKCDNINGCLYHKVGGHVFNTKRKDVLEWFESIFDKEKDFSKADRNSVVSMPDRRLINYPVENHAYQFTPVLLDEFIDNLQGMIKNGDTKGEPTNFAEFLYFRFGAMLYREYFQPYNEKIWKRDLTTVPLSWLEGKLPMPTLKEILYNNFIHLEEKNFVHSTFFYPRYGGSQFLANKLAEELDIRYNTQVVSLEKRNECWLVNNDCFDQVIFCGNIKDLPVLLNNVVDISSFESMIEKLEYHGTTSVFCEIEKNPYSWIYLPSREYQAHRIICTGNFSEANNTPGVLTGVVEFTDHISKEDILKNLEKIPFSPRYLTHTYTKYTYPIQDTLTREMILNLKNILEKQGLYLLGRFAEWEYYNMDAAMGAAIDMFNSKLK; encoded by the coding sequence ATGAAAAAAATTGTAGTTATTGGGGCTGGAGTCTCGGGTTTATCTATTGCACGTCTATTAGTTGATGGTGGAAACAAAGTAACTGTTATTGAAAAAGAGGATAAACCTGGTGGTTTGATCAAGTGTGATAATATAAATGGATGTTTGTATCATAAAGTGGGGGGACATGTATTTAATACCAAGCGGAAAGATGTATTGGAATGGTTTGAGAGTATCTTTGATAAAGAAAAGGATTTCTCAAAAGCAGATCGGAATTCCGTTGTTTCTATGCCGGATCGTAGATTAATTAATTATCCAGTAGAAAATCATGCTTATCAATTTACACCAGTTTTGTTAGACGAATTTATCGATAATTTGCAGGGGATGATTAAAAATGGGGATACAAAAGGTGAACCTACCAATTTTGCAGAATTTTTATATTTTCGTTTTGGAGCAATGCTTTATAGAGAGTATTTTCAACCCTATAATGAGAAAATATGGAAAAGAGACTTAACAACGGTTCCTTTGTCTTGGTTGGAAGGTAAACTCCCCATGCCAACTTTAAAAGAAATATTATATAATAATTTTATTCATTTAGAAGAGAAGAATTTTGTCCATAGTACTTTTTTCTATCCTCGATATGGCGGATCCCAATTTTTGGCTAATAAGTTGGCGGAAGAATTGGATATACGATATAATACACAAGTGGTTAGTCTAGAGAAAAGAAATGAATGTTGGTTGGTTAATAATGATTGTTTTGATCAGGTCATATTTTGTGGTAATATAAAAGATTTACCTGTACTTCTTAATAATGTAGTGGATATTTCAAGTTTTGAATCTATGATTGAGAAGTTGGAATATCATGGGACAACATCAGTTTTCTGTGAAATAGAGAAAAATCCATATAGCTGGATTTATTTACCATCAAGAGAGTATCAGGCACATCGTATTATATGTACAGGAAACTTTTCAGAAGCAAATAATACACCTGGGGTATTGACTGGTGTTGTAGAATTTACAGATCATATTTCTAAGGAAGATATTTTAAAAAATCTAGAAAAAATTCCTTTTTCTCCACGGTATCTTACTCATACTTATACAAAATATACTTATCCTATTCAAGATACTTTAACCAGAGAGATGATACTAAACTTGAAGAATATTTTAGAGAAGCAAGGACTTTATTTGTTAGGGCGATTTGCTGAATGGGAATATTATAATATGGATGCTGCAATGGGGGCGGCAATAGATATGTTTAATTCAAAATTGAAATAA
- a CDS encoding alpha-1,2-fucosyltransferase, with amino-acid sequence MIVVYSNAGLANRMFHYALYKALEVKGIDVYFDEKSYVPEWSFETTTLMDVFPNIQYRESLQFKRASKKTFLDKIVIHCSNLFGGRYYVNYRFKYDDKLFTKLETNQDLCLIGLWQSEKYFMDVRQEIQKCFQYRSFVDDKNVKTAQQMLSENSVAIHVRKGADYQQNRIWKNTCTIDYYRLAIDYIRMHVQNPVFYVFTDNKDWVIENFTDLDYTLCDWNPTSGKQNYLDMQLMSCAKHNVIANSTYSWWGAWLNENSDKIVIAPKRWFNKIVTPDILPEQWIKI; translated from the coding sequence ATGATAGTTGTATATTCAAATGCGGGATTGGCAAATAGAATGTTTCATTATGCTTTATATAAAGCATTAGAAGTAAAAGGTATTGATGTCTATTTTGATGAAAAGAGCTATGTACCTGAATGGTCTTTTGAAACAACGACTTTGATGGATGTTTTTCCAAATATTCAATATCGTGAGTCTTTGCAATTTAAAAGAGCTTCTAAAAAAACGTTTTTAGATAAGATTGTAATACACTGTTCTAATTTATTTGGGGGGAGATATTATGTAAACTATCGATTTAAATATGATGATAAACTCTTTACTAAGTTAGAAACAAATCAAGATTTGTGTTTAATAGGTTTGTGGCAATCGGAAAAATATTTTATGGATGTGCGACAAGAAATACAAAAATGTTTTCAATATAGAAGTTTTGTGGATGATAAGAATGTGAAAACTGCTCAACAAATGCTGTCTGAAAATTCTGTCGCTATTCATGTGCGGAAAGGAGCAGATTATCAACAAAATAGAATATGGAAAAATACTTGTACGATAGATTATTATAGATTGGCTATAGACTATATACGTATGCATGTTCAAAATCCAGTTTTTTATGTGTTTACTGATAATAAAGACTGGGTAATTGAGAATTTTACTGATTTAGACTATACATTATGTGATTGGAATCCAACTTCTGGAAAACAAAATTATTTAGATATGCAATTGATGTCTTGCGCAAAACATAATGTTATAGCTAATAGTACGTATAGTTGGTGGGGAGCATGGCTAAATGAAAATTCAGATAAAATAGTAATAGCACCCAAACGTTGGTTTAATAAAATAGTAACACCGGATATTTTGCCAGAACAATGGATTAAGATATGA
- a CDS encoding acyltransferase: MKLFIRSVMFFLLPSFILNFFFFKTFKKRIKIGFSIVLVKDISLLDGCKIGHFNFIKCPCLKMSESAMIGNLNFIRGNFSLELREESMIYMQNKITSSGYSFHDVTFVLGKYASIQVAHLFDVTDNIKIGDNTLFAGVGTQVWTHSFYLEDSGKGRHRIDGSVSIGNNVNISSRCIICCGVKIADSIIIGANSCISKDLKSKGLYVNQELRFIEFDPAEKMSSMICQKSIGKLNIYKK; the protein is encoded by the coding sequence ATGAAACTATTTATAAGATCTGTGATGTTTTTTCTGTTGCCTTCATTTATTCTTAATTTTTTCTTTTTTAAAACCTTCAAAAAAAGAATAAAAATAGGGTTCTCAATTGTGCTAGTAAAAGATATATCTTTATTAGATGGTTGTAAGATTGGACATTTTAATTTCATTAAATGTCCTTGCCTTAAAATGTCCGAGAGTGCAATGATCGGAAATTTAAACTTTATTAGAGGTAATTTTAGTTTGGAATTGAGAGAAGAATCAATGATTTATATGCAAAATAAAATTACTTCTTCAGGTTACTCTTTTCATGATGTTACTTTTGTATTAGGAAAATATGCTTCTATTCAAGTCGCTCATCTTTTTGATGTTACTGACAATATAAAAATAGGAGATAATACTCTTTTTGCTGGAGTTGGAACTCAAGTTTGGACTCATTCGTTCTATTTGGAAGACTCAGGAAAGGGGAGACACCGAATTGATGGTAGTGTTTCTATTGGAAATAATGTAAATATCAGTTCAAGATGTATTATATGCTGCGGGGTTAAAATTGCAGATTCTATAATTATTGGTGCAAACTCTTGTATATCTAAAGATTTAAAAAGTAAAGGATTGTATGTAAATCAGGAATTACGTTTCATTGAGTTTGATCCAGCAGAGAAAATGTCTTCTATGATTTGTCAGAAATCTATTGGTAAACTAAATATTTATAAAAAATAA
- a CDS encoding glycosyltransferase: MLGTVVIVNDYAYVNGGAGWVALSTAKALKKKGYRVILFSGVGPIDVGLVELGIEVVCLGISDILHEKNRLYAFCQGLWNKKAYNLFLNLLSALNNKETIIHFHSWSKSLSPSVLYATNKMGFHSVLTLHDFFLYCPNGGFFNYQKQKICSLNPLSLSCLVCNCDARSYSQKVWRCIRQFIQNRVVRKMNNLTCISISDLSSRIFNESDWHEKVSNIRINNPIETKFTTEYVSIEKNETYLFIARLSLEKGLDLFCDAISQLGLKGCVLGDGYLLESYRQKYPTIEFAGWVSGEDKKYYYQSAKAFIFTSRWYETFGLVVAEMKSYGIPCIVPDRCAASEQIEEGKTGYIFESGNLESLKECICKYEQTDIIKLQNNILDISTSQKYSMEEHIKVLLNVYEGILL, translated from the coding sequence ATGTTAGGCACAGTAGTGATAGTTAACGATTATGCTTACGTCAATGGAGGCGCAGGTTGGGTTGCGTTATCAACGGCAAAAGCTTTAAAAAAAAAAGGATATCGAGTTATATTATTTTCTGGAGTAGGTCCTATAGATGTCGGGCTTGTAGAACTTGGGATAGAGGTTGTCTGCTTGGGTATATCTGATATTTTACACGAAAAGAATAGACTGTATGCTTTTTGTCAAGGTTTATGGAATAAGAAAGCATATAATCTATTTTTAAATTTATTGAGTGCACTAAATAATAAAGAAACGATTATCCATTTTCACTCATGGAGTAAGTCTTTATCTCCCTCTGTTTTATATGCTACCAATAAGATGGGGTTTCATTCAGTTCTAACACTACATGATTTTTTTCTATATTGTCCTAATGGTGGTTTTTTTAATTATCAGAAGCAAAAGATTTGTTCTCTTAATCCTTTAAGTTTATCTTGTCTAGTATGTAATTGTGATGCAAGAAGTTATTCGCAAAAAGTTTGGAGGTGTATAAGGCAGTTCATTCAAAATAGAGTAGTTCGAAAGATGAATAATTTAACATGTATTTCTATATCAGATTTATCTTCTCGAATTTTTAATGAAAGTGATTGGCATGAGAAAGTTAGTAATATTCGAATAAATAATCCAATAGAGACAAAATTTACAACTGAATATGTATCAATAGAAAAAAATGAAACATATTTATTTATTGCTCGTCTTTCCTTAGAAAAAGGATTAGATTTATTTTGTGATGCTATATCTCAGTTAGGATTGAAAGGTTGTGTGTTAGGTGATGGCTATCTACTAGAGAGCTATCGACAGAAATATCCTACTATAGAATTTGCGGGTTGGGTATCAGGTGAAGATAAAAAATATTATTATCAAAGTGCTAAGGCTTTTATTTTTACGTCTAGATGGTATGAAACTTTTGGCTTGGTTGTTGCAGAAATGAAATCTTATGGTATTCCATGTATTGTCCCAGATAGGTGTGCAGCTAGTGAACAAATAGAGGAAGGAAAGACTGGTTACATATTTGAGAGTGGAAATTTAGAATCATTGAAAGAGTGTATTTGTAAATATGAGCAAACTGATATAATTAAACTTCAAAATAATATTTTAGATATATCTACTTCACAAAAATATTCAATGGAGGAGCATATTAAAGTGTTATTAAATGTTTATGAAGGAATTTTATTGTAA
- a CDS encoding dehydrogenase, whose protein sequence is MKIRSKAPLRLGLAGGGSDVSPYSDIYGGLILNATINLYAYCTIEETNDNKIVINSYDVCCHKIYPLAKCLDIDGEASLVKGVYNRIMRDYGLDAKSFKITTYNDAPAGSGLGTSSTMVVCVLKAFVEWFSLPLGDYELSRLAYEIERKDLGLSGGRQDQYAAAFGGFNYMEFLQNDLVIVNPLKIKRWIIDELEASMILYFTGASRSSAAIIDEQKKNTSQGNSAAIEAMHRIKQSARDMKLALLKGDIDSFADILREGWENKKKMASHITNPVIQEVMDVAMEAGAKAGKISGAGGGGFIMFIVEPTRKKEVIEALKKMSGFVMPFQFSDGGAHGWKIYSTDNVHSMNNL, encoded by the coding sequence ATGAAAATAAGAAGTAAAGCTCCATTACGTTTAGGTTTAGCTGGTGGCGGTTCGGATGTTTCACCATATAGTGATATTTATGGAGGGCTGATATTGAATGCAACTATTAATCTCTATGCATATTGTACCATAGAAGAAACGAATGACAACAAAATCGTAATCAATTCATATGATGTGTGTTGCCATAAAATCTATCCATTAGCAAAATGTTTGGATATTGATGGTGAAGCGAGTCTTGTCAAAGGTGTTTATAATAGAATAATGAGAGATTACGGTCTTGATGCGAAGTCTTTCAAAATTACAACCTATAACGATGCGCCGGCAGGTTCGGGTCTTGGCACGTCGTCAACAATGGTCGTATGTGTGTTGAAGGCATTTGTGGAATGGTTTAGCTTACCTCTTGGGGATTATGAGTTGTCTCGTCTTGCGTATGAAATTGAGCGTAAAGATTTAGGGTTATCTGGAGGTAGGCAGGATCAGTATGCTGCTGCATTTGGAGGGTTTAACTATATGGAGTTTCTTCAGAATGATCTGGTTATTGTTAACCCTTTGAAAATAAAACGGTGGATAATAGATGAACTTGAAGCTTCTATGATTCTTTATTTTACTGGTGCTTCTCGTAGTAGTGCCGCTATAATTGATGAGCAGAAGAAAAATACTTCGCAAGGTAATAGTGCCGCAATAGAAGCTATGCATAGAATAAAGCAGAGTGCGAGGGATATGAAACTTGCTCTTTTAAAAGGCGATATAGATAGTTTTGCAGATATACTTCGTGAGGGCTGGGAGAATAAAAAGAAAATGGCATCTCATATAACGAATCCTGTAATCCAAGAAGTAATGGATGTGGCTATGGAAGCTGGTGCAAAAGCAGGTAAAATATCTGGTGCTGGCGGTGGCGGATTTATAATGTTTATTGTTGAGCCGACTCGTAAGAAAGAGGTTATTGAGGCTCTTAAAAAAATGAGTGGCTTTGTTATGCCGTTCCAGTTTAGTGACGGAGGTGCTCACGGCTGGAAAATTTATTCTACAGATAACGTGCATTCGATGAATAATTTATAG